Proteins encoded together in one Oxalobacteraceae sp. CFBP 8761 window:
- a CDS encoding GFA family protein, whose amino-acid sequence MTTFHGSCHCGSVRYDADIDLAAGTVKCNCSICTKMRFWAFVVAPTAFRLLQGHEMLRDYRFGARRDGHAFCSTCGIHVFTTVAAGPFIAVTAASLDDLPVDALMAAPVRYIDGRNDNWHTAPAEVRHL is encoded by the coding sequence GTGACCACCTTTCACGGCAGTTGCCACTGCGGTTCAGTACGCTATGACGCCGACATCGACCTGGCCGCCGGCACGGTCAAGTGCAACTGTTCGATCTGCACCAAGATGCGGTTCTGGGCCTTTGTCGTCGCGCCAACGGCGTTTCGCCTGTTGCAGGGCCACGAGATGCTGCGCGACTACCGCTTTGGTGCGCGCCGTGATGGCCACGCGTTCTGCAGTACCTGCGGCATCCATGTCTTCACGACCGTCGCTGCGGGTCCGTTCATTGCCGTGACGGCCGCCAGCCTGGACGATCTACCGGTCGATGCGCTCATGGCCGCGCCGGTGCGCTACATCGATGGCCGCAACGACAACTGGCATACAGCGCCAGCCGAGGTGCGTCACTTGTAG
- a CDS encoding alpha/beta hydrolase: MTCDVLILPGLFNSGPQHWQSLWHERNPAWRRAAHRDWTNPDRDEWVAEMEEAIAGCSGAPVLVAHSLGCMLVAHWALSGSPLKVAGAFLVAPSDVERPSFPIPAGNWAPIPRTPLPFPSMIVASTNDPYASLARTQSFADAWGSKLVEIGDAGHVTTDSGYGDWPDGMRLLDAFCADVTAQKEST; encoded by the coding sequence ATGACGTGTGACGTATTGATCCTGCCCGGCCTGTTCAACTCCGGTCCCCAGCACTGGCAATCGCTGTGGCACGAACGCAATCCCGCGTGGCGCCGCGCGGCCCACCGCGACTGGACCAACCCCGACCGCGACGAGTGGGTGGCCGAGATGGAAGAAGCCATTGCCGGCTGCAGCGGCGCCCCGGTGCTGGTGGCGCATAGCCTGGGCTGCATGCTGGTCGCGCATTGGGCACTGTCGGGCTCGCCCCTGAAAGTGGCCGGCGCCTTTCTGGTGGCGCCCAGCGACGTTGAACGGCCATCGTTCCCGATCCCGGCCGGCAACTGGGCGCCGATCCCGCGCACGCCGCTGCCGTTTCCCAGCATGATCGTGGCAAGCACGAACGATCCTTATGCAAGCCTCGCGCGCACCCAGTCGTTTGCCGACGCCTGGGGCAGCAAACTGGTCGAGATCGGCGACGCCGGCCACGTCACCACCGATTCGGGCTATGGCGACTGGCCCGACGGCATGCGTCTGCTGGACGCGTTTTGCGCTGACGTGACGGCGCAAAAAGAATCGACGTGA
- a CDS encoding acyltransferase translates to MRAPPTPLNQPFSVYLDLVRFLAAVAVVLMHMRMFKLVDIPGSQHWTLLGRESVMAFFVLSGFVIAYTTQMRRPDAIDFTVARAARIYSVALPVLLLGFLCAYLSQGPHVPGMGASYQVAKPWFYIPFHLLFMGDLWTLSEYPPWLGPWWSLNYEVWFYVLFGVACYVRQPWRLPAIGLLLAIMGYKLWLLLPVWLAGVALYHWQARYSLGRSTARAGWALSMVLLVAYEAYGMEELLRAAGRASWLGQYVALGNADRFLADYAFGLIVLLNFACARFAGFTGLLRVARPIRLFAAYTLTLYLSHALVLIGWPVLYPHDPASVTDVLALSAAVALATALLGMVTEQRKDVFKRLFERALRPLRRPAQRAVLASAPTNPIKEKQDDV, encoded by the coding sequence ATGCGCGCTCCTCCCACTCCCCTCAACCAGCCGTTCTCGGTGTACCTCGACCTGGTGCGCTTCCTGGCTGCGGTGGCCGTGGTGCTGATGCATATGCGCATGTTCAAGCTGGTCGATATTCCCGGTTCCCAGCACTGGACGCTGCTCGGCCGTGAATCGGTCATGGCCTTCTTTGTGTTGTCCGGCTTCGTCATTGCCTACACGACGCAGATGCGCCGCCCCGATGCAATCGACTTTACCGTCGCGCGTGCTGCCCGGATCTATTCGGTGGCCCTGCCCGTGCTCCTGCTGGGCTTTCTGTGCGCTTACCTGAGCCAGGGGCCGCATGTTCCCGGCATGGGCGCAAGCTACCAGGTGGCCAAACCCTGGTTTTATATCCCGTTCCACCTGCTGTTCATGGGCGACTTGTGGACACTGTCGGAGTACCCGCCCTGGCTCGGCCCCTGGTGGTCGCTCAATTACGAGGTGTGGTTCTACGTGCTGTTCGGCGTCGCCTGTTATGTGCGCCAGCCATGGCGCCTGCCGGCGATCGGCCTGCTGCTGGCCATCATGGGCTACAAGCTGTGGCTCCTGCTGCCCGTCTGGCTGGCCGGCGTCGCGCTGTACCACTGGCAGGCGCGTTACAGCCTGGGCCGTAGCACGGCGCGCGCCGGCTGGGCACTGAGCATGGTCTTGCTGGTGGCGTACGAGGCATACGGCATGGAGGAACTGCTACGCGCAGCCGGCAGGGCCAGCTGGCTCGGGCAGTACGTTGCACTCGGCAACGCCGACCGATTCCTGGCCGACTACGCCTTCGGCCTGATCGTCCTCCTCAATTTCGCCTGCGCCCGCTTCGCCGGCTTCACCGGCCTGCTGCGCGTGGCGCGCCCCATCCGGCTGTTCGCCGCCTATACGCTGACGCTGTACCTGTCGCATGCGCTGGTGCTGATCGGCTGGCCCGTGCTGTATCCGCATGATCCCGCCAGCGTGACTGACGTGCTGGCCCTGTCGGCCGCCGTCGCCCTCGCAACGGCCCTGCTCGGCATGGTGACCGAGCAACGCAAGGACGTGTTCAAGCGCCTGTTCGAGCGCGCGCTGCGTCCGCTGCGGCGCCCTGCACAGCGTGCAGTCCTGGCCTCGGCGCCGACCAACCCCATCAAGGAGAAACAAGATGACGTGTGA
- the flhD gene encoding flagellar transcriptional regulator FlhD, whose translation MTMNDMMAEIRDANLSYLMLAQQMIRADKVTAIFRLGVSADIADLIEGMSNAQILKLAGGNMMLARFRFDDSAILSMLTSHTKERSLAQSHAAILMAGQPVEEIV comes from the coding sequence ATGACGATGAACGACATGATGGCTGAAATTCGCGACGCTAACCTGAGCTACCTGATGCTGGCTCAGCAAATGATCCGTGCCGACAAGGTCACTGCCATTTTCCGCCTGGGCGTCTCGGCCGACATCGCCGACCTGATCGAAGGCATGAGCAACGCGCAAATCCTGAAGCTTGCTGGCGGCAACATGATGCTGGCCCGCTTCCGCTTCGACGACAGCGCAATCCTGTCGATGCTGACGAGCCACACGAAGGAACGCAGCCTGGCCCAGTCGCACGCTGCCATCCTGATGGCCGGCCAGCCAGTCGAAGAGATCGTATAA
- the flhC gene encoding flagellar transcriptional regulator FlhC has translation MSKKSVVTEAQEIQLAIELINLGARLQLLETEVSLSRERLLKLYKELKGVSPPKGMLPFSTDWFLTWQPNIHSSLFINIHQFLVEHAGATGIQAVMKAYKLYLEQMPPAPNEEPLLSLTRAWTLVRFFNGGMLQLAPCSKCQGKFIVNALDLNSDYLCGLCHMPSRAGKTRKAKEALDQARADEQAEQAGQQAEGLDPA, from the coding sequence ATGAGTAAAAAGAGCGTTGTCACCGAGGCGCAGGAAATCCAGCTCGCCATTGAACTGATCAACCTGGGCGCACGCCTGCAACTGCTCGAGACCGAAGTCTCGCTGTCGCGCGAACGCCTGCTCAAGCTGTACAAGGAGCTCAAGGGTGTCTCTCCACCCAAGGGCATGCTGCCGTTCTCGACCGACTGGTTCCTGACCTGGCAACCGAATATCCATTCGTCGTTGTTCATCAATATCCACCAGTTCCTGGTGGAGCATGCCGGCGCCACCGGCATCCAGGCCGTCATGAAGGCCTATAAACTCTATCTCGAACAAATGCCGCCGGCGCCGAACGAAGAGCCGTTGCTTTCGCTCACGCGCGCCTGGACGCTCGTGCGCTTCTTCAATGGCGGCATGCTGCAACTGGCCCCCTGCAGCAAGTGCCAGGGCAAGTTCATCGTCAATGCCCTCGACCTGAACAGCGACTACCTGTGCGGCCTGTGCCACATGCCTTCACGCGCCGGCAAGACGCGCAAGGCCAAGGAAGCCCTCGACCAGGCCCGGGCCGACGAACAAGCCGAACAGGCGGGGCAGCAGGCCGAAGGCCTGGACCCGGCCTGA
- a CDS encoding class I SAM-dependent methyltransferase: protein MPASPSSPSPRRLLGAPAIRALLLQLAAFPLTLAVVYLVATGGLVVSYWHVALVQGLLAAGLTWWRGLAIWWRAIQFGFPLALLATSTLAIPPLAFLVVFLFLLLLYWSTYRTQVPYYPSGRKVWEAVDAALPQGRALRVIDIGSGIGGLVLALQHRRPDARIEGIELAPLPWLASFARAKLARSPAAFIRGDYERLDLGDYDAVFAYLSPAAMTALWRKAAREMRPGSMLFSYEFIVVGQTPTRVVHPYTGGPALYIWDF, encoded by the coding sequence TTGCCAGCATCACCTTCCTCCCCGTCGCCCCGGCGCCTGCTGGGCGCGCCCGCGATCCGGGCGCTGCTGCTGCAACTCGCCGCCTTTCCCCTGACGCTCGCCGTCGTCTACCTGGTCGCCACGGGCGGCCTGGTCGTCTCATACTGGCACGTGGCCCTGGTCCAGGGCCTGCTTGCTGCAGGCCTGACCTGGTGGCGCGGCCTGGCCATCTGGTGGCGCGCGATCCAGTTTGGTTTCCCGCTGGCGCTGCTGGCCACCAGCACGCTGGCGATTCCGCCATTGGCGTTCCTCGTCGTCTTTCTGTTCCTGCTGCTGCTGTACTGGTCGACCTATCGCACGCAGGTGCCGTATTACCCGTCCGGGCGCAAGGTGTGGGAGGCGGTCGACGCCGCGCTGCCGCAGGGCAGGGCGCTGCGCGTGATCGACATTGGCAGTGGCATCGGCGGACTGGTGCTGGCGCTGCAGCACCGCCGGCCAGATGCGCGCATCGAGGGTATCGAACTCGCGCCGCTGCCATGGCTCGCCAGTTTCGCGCGCGCGAAGCTGGCGCGCAGTCCCGCCGCCTTCATCCGTGGCGACTATGAGCGACTCGACCTGGGCGACTACGACGCCGTGTTCGCCTACCTGTCCCCGGCCGCAATGACCGCGCTATGGCGCAAGGCCGCGCGCGAGATGCGCCCCGGTTCGATGCTTTTCAGTTACGAATTCATCGTTGTCGGACAAACACCGACGCGTGTTGTGCATCCATACACAGGCGGGCCCGCTTTGTATATATGGGACTTTTAA
- the motA gene encoding flagellar motor stator protein MotA: MLVIVGYIIVCACVFGGFALAGGHLASLWQPIELLMIGGAAFGALFVGNSGKAIKATLKAFPSIFKGSKYTKDMYMELMALQFDVLSKVRKEGLMSIEGDIEAPDASPLFSKYPAVVSDHHIIEFMTDYLRLMVSGNMDAMQIENLMDNEIETHHHEGAIPAHVIAKIGDGLPAFGIVAAVMGVVHTMESVGLPPAELGILIAKALVGTFLGILLAYAFVSPLATVLEQKLEESTKMFQCVKVTLLASLNGYAPALAVEFGRKVLYSTERPTFAELEEHIKKKK, translated from the coding sequence TTGTTAGTTATTGTTGGTTACATCATCGTCTGTGCCTGCGTGTTTGGTGGCTTTGCCCTGGCGGGTGGTCACCTCGCATCGCTGTGGCAACCCATCGAGCTGTTGATGATCGGTGGCGCCGCGTTCGGCGCTTTGTTCGTCGGTAACAGCGGCAAGGCAATCAAGGCGACGCTCAAGGCGTTTCCCAGCATTTTCAAGGGCTCAAAGTACACGAAGGACATGTACATGGAACTCATGGCGCTGCAATTTGACGTGCTGTCCAAGGTCCGCAAGGAAGGCCTGATGTCGATCGAAGGCGATATCGAAGCCCCGGACGCGTCGCCGCTGTTTTCCAAGTATCCGGCTGTCGTGTCCGACCATCACATCATCGAATTCATGACCGATTATCTGCGCCTGATGGTGTCGGGGAACATGGACGCGATGCAGATCGAAAACCTGATGGACAACGAGATCGAGACGCACCACCACGAAGGCGCCATTCCGGCCCACGTGATCGCCAAGATCGGTGACGGCCTGCCGGCCTTCGGTATCGTGGCGGCCGTGATGGGCGTGGTGCACACGATGGAATCGGTCGGCTTGCCGCCGGCCGAACTGGGCATCCTGATCGCCAAGGCGCTGGTCGGTACCTTCCTCGGCATCCTGCTGGCCTATGCGTTCGTCAGCCCGCTGGCGACCGTGCTGGAGCAGAAGCTCGAAGAGTCGACCAAGATGTTCCAGTGCGTGAAGGTGACGCTGCTGGCGAGCCTGAACGGCTATGCGCCGGCGCTGGCCGTCGAATTCGGCCGCAAGGTGCTGTACTCGACCGAGCGCCCGACCTTCGCCGAGCTCGAAGAACACATCAAGAAGAAGAAGTAA